Proteins from a single region of Gambusia affinis linkage group LG12, SWU_Gaff_1.0, whole genome shotgun sequence:
- the ticam1 gene encoding TIR domain-containing adapter molecule 1, protein MNHTELENQGTGLRAVFDILEKAPSERLLSLTLQLGESPEDTIIHALCLIILQREAQALRKLQTLEDNPLANHLAEKWHSGGGKLDDFGTHCSLFEAKTAETLSSLARVFKILSEQRLCDPRLRNLAYKRAIFCECLNTSSLEYDHFREEARAVCGPQFADPMCFPSDLKSESSIDPHRTISEEKATLKIAASLDESAIVHCLPSPLQDSSSEPSYPSHLEISLPPTISFQGDKAAAASPGNPILNPSIHENKAENVPEQIHCTSPQHTSTGISQFGAEKGIKIEEALMRSNESATQTLKPYTQTKSSPPAATHIILPSSPGLKSTHISKADEEEDEEEDTFYAFVILHAPEDSDVAESMKEKLEAVIDTRGATFSEDFAIPGKSTLRCVEDAVNNSAFTFLLLTRNFNSQMVEMKTNIALINSINKAHKFNTVIPLLPLENCMPKEQIPITLQTLMPLDERRNFERKLKKAFDKAKIEKQRKIWDQERRMKKEKERKKKERQRLCMEQQLVLGAAVQREQDSGDPRPQRLVPNIHIENANYIMIGNDSTMTVGVEGSADKGGLS, encoded by the coding sequence ATGAATCATACAGAACTGGAAAATCAAGGGACAGGACTGAGGGCTGTCTTTGACATTTTGGAAAAGGCACCTTCAGAGCGATTACTCAGCCTCACACTCCAGTTGGGTGAGTCTCCTGAAGACACGATCATACACGCTTTGTGTCTGATCATCCTCCAGAGAGAAGCCCAGGCCCTGAGGAAGCTCCAGACGCTAGAGGACAACCCCCTCGCTAACCATCTGGCTGAAAAGTGGCACTCAGGCGGAGGTAAATTGGATGATTTCGGAACTCACTGTAGCCTGTTTGAGGCCAAGACGGCAGAGACTTTGTCGTCGCTGGCTcgggtttttaaaattttgtctgAACAAAGGTTGTGCGATCCACGTCTAAGGAATCTGGCTTACAAGAGAGCCATTTTCTGTGAATGCCTGAACACAAGCTCTCTGGAATATGATCATTTTAGAGAGGAAGCCAGAGCTGTATGTGGGCCTCAGTTTGCAGATCCCATGTGCTTCCCCTCCGATCTGAAATCAGAGTCTTCCATTGATCCACACAGGACCATCAGTGAAGAAAAGGCAACTTTAAAAATTGCTGCGTCTCTGGATGAGTCTGCAATTGTTCACTGCCTGCCCAGCCCCCTGCAAGACAGTTCGTCTGAGCCTTCATACCCTTCTCATCTCGAGATAAGTCTTCCTCCCACAATTTCTTTTCAAGGAGACAAAGCAGCTGCTGCATCTCCAGGAAACCCAATATTAAACCCTTCCATCcatgaaaataaagcagaaaatgtccCAGAACAAATTCACTGTACATCTCCTCAGCACACATCGACTGGAATATCTCAGTTTGGAGCAGAGAAAGGCATTAAGATAGAAGAAGCGTTAATGAGGAGTAACGAGAGTGCAACCCAAACACTAAAACCCTACACTCAGACTAAATCAAGCCCACCAGCTGCTACACACATTATTCTTCCAAGCAGTCCTGGTCTGAAAAGCACACACATAAGCAAAgcagatgaagaggaggatgaggaggaggacaCCTTTTATGCATTTGTTATCTTGCATGCTCCAGAAGATTCAGATGTGGCAGAGAGCATGAAGGAAAAACTTGAGGCAGTCATCGATACCAGAGGGGCAACTTTCTCAGAGGACTTTGCCATTCCAGGAAAGAGCACTCTGAGGTGCGTGGAGGACGCCGTCAACAACTCTGCCTTCACCTTCCTGCTGCTCACGCGCAACTTCAACTCACAAATGGTGGAAATGAAAACCAACATTGCCCTCATCAACTCTATAAACAAAGCACACAAATTTAACACCGTTATCCCCCTGCTGCCTCTGGAGAACTGCATGCCAAAAGAGCAGATCCCCATCACCTTGCAGACATTGATGCCACTGGACGAGAGGAGAAACTttgagagaaaactgaaaaaggcTTTTGATAAAGCAAAgattgaaaaacagagaaagatcTGGGATCAGGAACGGAggatgaaaaaagagaaagaaagaaagaaaaaagagaggcAGAGGCTTTGCATGGAGCAACAGCTTGTTCTTGGAGCCGCCGTACAACGAGAGCAGGACAGTGGGGATCCAAGGCCTCAGCGGCTGGTGCCCAACATTCACATCGAAAATGCAAACTATATTATGATTGGAAATGATTCGACAATGACTGTGGGTGTAGAGGGAAGTGCAGACAAAGGTGGCCTGAGTtga